In Desulfoferula mesophila, the genomic window TGGGTTGAGATTCAAATGCACAAACTCCTCCATAAAAAAATTAAACCTAGGTTAACAGGGCAACGGGACGTTTTCTAAAAGCTTAAGAGCGTTTCAAGGGATAACGGTTTTACTCCTTCTTCATGCACCCCTCCTAGAGGCAGGCCATATTTATTTTAGGCGTCGGGATATTGGGAAAGGCCCTCTCACTACCTTAATGCAAAATGGCCTTCGGAGAAGGTGGTGATTGAACTATTTTAACCCAGTCTAGGTTTTAGTTTAGGGTTTTGGGCCAAGAGAGTGAGAATGACTATGGCCAGGCAGCGCTACTAAGACGAGCAGATCCTTGGCGAGCTTCGTGAGGTTGAGACCTTTTTTGCCAATGGCCAAACGATGGAGCGGGTTGATAAGCTGATTGGCCACCTATTCACCGGTATAATGTATAAATGCAGACATTTCTCCCATATTCCGATTATGATCGGTCCGCCCAGGTGCTGGACAACCGTCGTTTGGGTAAACAGCGCTCGGAAGCCCTAGCCATCCTACGCATCATTGATAATCGCACGGAAAAGCGTGGATGGCGCACCCACCCCGCTGTGCTCATGTGGAAAGGCTATGCTGAGGCCTTGAAGTTATATATGAACGCTTGCATCAAAGAATGGGTTGCGCGGGGTTTTGAGAACCGAATTCCTTTGGAAAGGATCAATCATAAAAGACTGGTCTCACCCTGGTGGTTGGGGCGTGAAGAATTGCACTCCTCCCACCGGGCCAACCTGTTACGCAAGGATCCCAATTTCTACGGCAAATACGGTTGGAACGAGGACCCAAAGATGGAGTACTGGTGGCCTTCAAAACACAGCTAACTAGTTCAATTCCATTCCAGCCTATCCAGCCTAGTCACGCCACCTTCAACTTGGCCGCGGCCTATAGTGGTTAATTCTCGGTACCCGTTGGTGACGCCATAGTATTTTTACGGGGTTCAGCCATCTGGCTGGGCCCCATTTTGTTTTGGTGAAGTAGGGTTGGGGGAGGCAGATCACATCTCCTTGGGCTACACTCCAGCTGGCCCAAACCCCAACCGGAGGATTTCCAAAATTGCTAAATCCTCCCCCGCTGTCCGAATCTAATCCGGGGTTACCTCCAAAGGGCCAAATCCTCACCTGTTGGCCTTTTCTAATTCGAAGGCACCTTCATACAATCAGAATAGTAGTACAATAATTATGAATAGTTCAAATTGCCTCTAGTTTCGCCGCTGGAAAAAGCAATTTCTTATCGCCTCATTGAGGGAGGACTTATTATGCGTCTCAAAGATTTGGACGTTTTCAACCAAATGCCCTTCCTGTTTTGGGTTAAGGACAAGGAAGGCAAACACCTCTTTGGTAACAAGGTGATTTGCGATCTAGCCGGCGAGGACGTGGTCGGAAAAACCGACCGGGAATTAATTTGGGCAAAGGATGCGGACGCGTTACAGGCAGATGACAGACAGGTGTTGGAAACCGGAAAGACGTCCTTTATCCATGAGCATGTGCGGCAATCCGTCCGCGGCGACGCTACGCTGAACGTCTGCAAGTGGGTCGGAGATTTGGACGGTCAACGATGCTGCTTCGGGATTTCATTCATCATCCAGTAGCTAGTGAAGGTTCCAGGTTACCTGACCCCCTAACCCGGACCACAGTTTGAATTTGGATTTTGTGCCAAGCGAGGGCGAGTGATGATGGCCGAAAACCAGTAAGCGATTTAACGCGGAGTTGTTACATCGTGCTTAACATCCCAACCGTATCCCGCAAATCACTCGATATCCGCTGCACATACCTCTCGGTGGCCTGCAAGCTCTGATGCCGAAGTAAACCCTGGATCGCCTTAATGCTGACGTTGAACCGCCCCGGGATTGCCGGAGACTCCATTACTTGAGAGGATGGAGTCATGAGCAAGCGAATCAGATATTCCCCAGAGGTTAAGGAACGGTCGGTGCGGATGCTGCTGGAGCACCAGGATGAGTATTCTTCCCAGTGGCAGGCCATCTGCTCCATCGCGTCCAAGATCGGCTGCACCGGCGAGACTCTACGCAGTTGGCTGCATCAAGCCGAGCGCGACCAGGGTGTGCGGGCCGGCCTGACCACGTCGGAGCGTGAGCGTCTTGAACAGCTTGAGCGGGAAAACCGGGGGCTTCGGCGGGCCAATGAGATCCTGCGCAAGGCATCGGCATATTTCGCCCAGGCGGAGCTCGACCGCCGACCGAAATGATGGTGTCCTTCATCGACGCCCAGCGCCAGGGCCACGGGGTCGAGCCGATCTGCGCGGTGTTGCCGATCGCCCCGTCGACCTACTACGAGCGTAAAGCCCGTCAAGCTGATCCCGAGCGATTGCCCGAGCGGGCCAAGCGCGATGCTTATTTGCGGCCCGAGATTCGCCGGGTATGGGAGGCCAATTTCCAGGTCTACGGCGTGCGCAAGGTTTGGCGTCAATTAAACCGTGAGGAGATCGAGGTGGCCCGCTGCACGGTGGAGCGCCTCATGCGTGCTATGGGCCTGCAGGGGGCAGTGCGGGGCAAGAAGTGCAAGACCACCATTCCCGATGAGGGTGTATACCGGCCCGCCGACCTGGTCAATCGCGACTTCACCGCCAGCCGCCCCAATCAACTGTGGGTGGCAGATGTTACTTACGTAGCCACATGGCTGGGTTTCGCCTACGTGGCCTTTGTCATCGATGTGTTTGCCCGCATGATCGTGGGTTGGCGGGCCTCCAGTTCCTTGCGGACCGATCTGGCCCTGGACGCCCTGGAGCAGGCCCTGTGGGCTCCTGGAGACATCGACGGTCTGGTCCACCACAGCGACCGCGGCTCCCAGTACCTTTCGATTCGCTACACCGAGCGCCTGGCCGAGGCTGGCGTCGAGCCATCGGTGGGCAGCGTGGGTGACTCCTACGACAACGCCATGGCCGAGACGGTCATCGGCCTTTACAAGACAGAAGTGATCCGCAGGCGGGGCCCTTGGCGAAATCTTGATGCCGTGGAATTCGCCACCCTCGAATGGGTGGACTGGTTTAACAACCGCCGACTGCTCGAGCCCATCGGAAACATTCCCCCGGTGGAACTCGAGATGTCATACTATCGGTCCCTACAGGCCCAGGCCATGGTGGCCTGACTCAAACAAAAGAGCCTCCGGAAAAACCGGGGCGATTCACTTGCCGCGTTTATACAGGTCGACCATGCCGTCGATGGGCTTCATCTGATAGCCGTCGGAGTAATCTCCGCTGTAGGACATCTAGTAGTTGAAGTCGCCTTCCACGCCGCCCACCGAGGCGTAGGGCCGGAAGGTGTTGTTGGAGCCGTAGGCCATCTGGGCCGTGGCTCCCTCGCCCTCCTTGCCGCTACGGGTGATGATGTTCACCGCGCCGCCCGCCGCGCTGGCTCCGTACAGGGCCGAGGAGGGCCCCAGCACCACGTCAACCCGCTCGATGTCGTGGGGGTTGATGGCCGGGGACAGGAAGGCGTGGATGGGCACGCCATCGATCAGATAGGCGGTGCGCTGCAGGAAATGTCCCGTGCCGCGCAGGTGCACCCAGGGGGGGCCCCAAGGATAGTATTGGGCCACGTGCACGCCGGGGATGTCCCGGATGTATTCGCCGAAGTTATTCATGTAGTAATTGGGCTGGTCGGCGATGTCCTGGCGGTCTACCACGTAGGAGTCCGCCGGCGACAGAGATGGGTCGACCTCGGTGCGGGTGGCGGTGACGGTGATTTTCTCCAGTACGGCCCTTTCTTTTTGGGCTTCCTTGACCTCCTTGCTGGAACTAACGGTTTCTTGGCCGGTGGTTGTTTCGGCCGCCCAGACCATGCCTCCGGTGGCGAGCCACAACAAGCAAAACAGACTGAATATTAAACTGACTCTGATTGATCGCGGCATGATGGCGTCTCCTAAAGAAAAAACCCAGGCGAAACCGCTTCCGCGGTTCCCCCAGGTTTTCTTCCCCTAGGAGCGTCCTGGTAGATTGTTCAGGCTAAATAGTTATCTTGAAATGACCCTGCCACGCTTCTTCGCAGCCATTTTGAGCAAACAGTTAAATGATAAAAACAAAAATGTCAAGTTTCGCGTCCTCACCATAATTAAGCCGAAATTAAAAAGAGGGGGATGGTGTGGAGGTTCTATAATCGCTAATCGGCTTCAATAAACTTTTCATCACTGGGCCAGGACTCCAAATTGAGCGGCTCAGTCGTTCCTCCTACCCGCATGGCAACCAAAAGCCCGGCCTGGAGGCCGTCAGGCAGCCTCGGCGGTGGAGGAGATCTGCTTGCTCTCTTCGGCCTTGTCGATGGCGGCCCCCAGGCGGGCGAGCTCGTCCCGGCTGAGATAGCGTTTTCGCTTGCGCTCCTTGAACCTCTCCACGTGGCGGCAGGGGCTTTCATCAGGCTACAGGTCCCGGCGGCCGGCCAATCTTTTCAATGCAAGCGTAGCGCAAGCACTAGGATTGATTTCGGCCATTAGGGAGTAGTACGTTTATCCTCCGTAAAGGGCTATCCTGGGCTATAGAGCCGAACAGACGGCCCGAGCCCCGGAGCCCCCCGAGCATCGGCGCGGCGCCCGGCCTTGGGCCCCGCCCCCAGACCAGTGAGGACGAGCCATGCAACCAGACCCCGTGACCGTGGTGGAAGTGGGCCCGCGCGACGGCTTGCAGTACGAGTCGGTGTTTTTCCCCACCGAGGCCAAAATCGCCCTTATCGACCGCCTGTCGGCCACGGGACTCCGGCGCATCGAGGTCACCTCCTTCGTGCATCCCAAGGTGATCCCCCACCTCAAGGACGCTCTGGAGGTGCTGCACGGCATCCACAAAGCGCCGGGAGTGATCTACAGCGCCCTGGTGCCCAATCTCAAGGGCTGCCTGCGGGCCCTGGAGACCCCGGTGGACGAGCTGGCCCTGTTCGTGTCGGCCAGCCAGGCCCACAACCACAAGAACGTGGGCATGTCCATCGAGGACTCGCTCAAGGGCTTCGCCGACATCGCCCGGCAGGCCCTGGCCGCCGGCAGGAGCCTCCGGGGCTACGTGGTCACCGCCTTCGGCTGTCCCTACGAGGGGGCTATCCCCCTGGAGCGGGTGGAGCGCATCATCGAGGCTTACGGCGAGCTGGGGGCGCGCGAGGTATCCCTGGGCGATACCACCGGCATGGCCAATCCCCGCCAGGTGGGCGAGGTCTTCGCCCGGCTGGGCGCGGAGCACCAGGGCCTGCCCC contains:
- a CDS encoding MSMEG_6728 family protein produces the protein MQTFLPYSDYDRSAQVLDNRRLGKQRSEALAILRIIDNRTEKRGWRTHPAVLMWKGYAEALKLYMNACIKEWVARGFENRIPLERINHKRLVSPWWLGREELHSSHRANLLRKDPNFYGKYGWNEDPKMEYWWPSKHS
- a CDS encoding PAS domain-containing protein, with amino-acid sequence MRLKDLDVFNQMPFLFWVKDKEGKHLFGNKVICDLAGEDVVGKTDRELIWAKDADALQADDRQVLETGKTSFIHEHVRQSVRGDATLNVCKWVGDLDGQRCCFGISFIIQ
- a CDS encoding IS3 family transposase (programmed frameshift), whose translation is MSKRIRYSPEVKERSVRMLLEHQDEYSSQWQAICSIASKIGCTGETLRSWLHQAERDQGVRAGLTTSERERLEQLERENRGLRRANEILRKASAYFGPGGARPPTEMMVSFIDAQRQGHGVEPICAVLPIAPSTYYERKARQADPERLPERAKRDAYLRPEIRRVWEANFQVYGVRKVWRQLNREEIEVARCTVERLMRAMGLQGAVRGKKCKTTIPDEGVYRPADLVNRDFTASRPNQLWVADVTYVATWLGFAYVAFVIDVFARMIVGWRASSSLRTDLALDALEQALWAPGDIDGLVHHSDRGSQYLSIRYTERLAEAGVEPSVGSVGDSYDNAMAETVIGLYKTEVIRRRGPWRNLDAVEFATLEWVDWFNNRRLLEPIGNIPPVELEMSYYRSLQAQAMVA
- a CDS encoding TonB-dependent receptor — encoded protein: MPRSIRVSLIFSLFCLLWLATGGMVWAAETTTGQETVSSSKEVKEAQKERAVLEKITVTATRTEVDPSLSPADSYVVDRQDIADQPNYYMNNFGEYIRDIPGVHVAQYYPWGPPWVHLRGTGHFLQRTAYLIDGVPIHAFLSPAINPHDIERVDVVLGPSSALYGASAAGGAVNIITRSGKEGEGATAQMAYGSNNTFRPYASVGGVEGDFNY
- a CDS encoding hydroxymethylglutaryl-CoA lyase; translation: MQPDPVTVVEVGPRDGLQYESVFFPTEAKIALIDRLSATGLRRIEVTSFVHPKVIPHLKDALEVLHGIHKAPGVIYSALVPNLKGCLRALETPVDELALFVSASQAHNHKNVGMSIEDSLKGFADIARQALAAGRSLRGYVVTAFGCPYEGAIPLERVERIIEAYGELGAREVSLGDTTGMANPRQVGEVFARLGAEHQGLPLAAHFHNSRGLGLANAYAAYQAGCRVFDSSVGGLGGCPTAVGAMGNVATEDLVNMMEEMGAATGVDFDRLLEATELIKQTLGGELASFTCKQGRPAWNAP